ACCTATCCTATTATGCGTGGTAGTACACCGTTGTTAGTAGCAACTATTGGGACTTTATTTTTAGGTGAGCATTTATCACTTATAACATGGGTAGGTATTGGTTTAATTGGTAGTGGTATTGTAGGGATGTCTTTAGGGAAGTCAGTTAATTATCGTGGTTTGATGATTGCTTTATTGGTTGCTTTGTTACTGGCTTGTACTACTTTAATGGATAGCCGAGGGATTGGTTATGCAAGAACTACATTAGGTTATATTTTATGGCTATTTTTTTTAGCAGCAATTCCTATGTTTTTATGGATTGTTCTTTTTAAGCGCCTGCAGTTTTTGTGTTATTGGTATAAACATTATAAGTTGGTTTTGGTGGGTGGTGTAGGTAATGTGGGTTCTTATGGATTAGCATTGTGGGCCATGAATTTTGCGCCTGTCACCATCGTAGCAGCGTTGCGTGAAACTTCTATTTTATTCGCTATTGCGATTGCTGCCCTTTTTCTAAAAGAGAAAATTTCTTTGTTGCGTTGGTTGATGGTATTTGTCATTGTGATAGGTGTTGTAACATTAAGGTTGGCTAGTTGAATTATCATTTTGCCAGTTAATTAATGCATCAGTTTGGTCTGCACAGAGCGCAAGGTTTTTGCTGATTATAAGGGCACATTCATAAAGTTCACCATTGGTTTTTGGTTGGCAGTCTTTAATGGATAGACGTTCACAAGCTGTAATTACTGGAGGGGTAAGCCTTATAATTTGGCTTTCAGTGATAATTTGTTTATCAGTACAGGCTATCAGGAATAGGCTGATTAGCCCAGTTATAAATGGTTTTATCTTCATGTTGTTGCCTTTTGAACTGCTGGGTTAGTTGTTTTGCTTGCTGTTGTGTTGCTAAGCGTTTTTGCTCTAAATCGTTAATGTAATTTCTATTTTGTTGTGCTTGTTTCTCGAGTAGATCAATAGCTCCATTGAGATTTTTATTGACTTGTACCAGCTGATCTATTTGTTGTTCTGCTTGATTAAGTTCGTTACGTATTTTGTCACGCTGATTTTTGATTATGGATGTGTAGATGATAAGTAACAATAAGATGATGATTAAACCAATAATTGGGTAGTTGAGTAGCTTTTGCATTAGCAGCTCCGAGCGCTTGTTTGTTAGCCCTTGGTTATCAAGTAACTCAGAGTGTTATTATCAGAAAAATTGTGTGTTATTTATTTTGGTTTGAGTAAGAATAGTTACTGTAGAGAGCTATTCTAAAACACAATCAATAGTTATTAATCTTGCCAACTTCCTTTACCGCCAATACGTACAGCGTAATACATAAGGTTGGCTAGTAGGTAGTTAGTACCACATTCTCTTAGCGCATCATAAAAGATTTTATCTGCTTGTTTTCTACCAAAACGATTAGTTAGGTGGTTATAGATGTAGTCATGTATTACTGCTGGGCGACGTGTTCCAGAAGTACTTGGATTAACAATACGCCATGCAATGCGTGGAATACTTGCAAGATCAGTGGTAAAACCACTTGGTACATTAATAAGACCATATTTGGGATGGTCATAGGTTAGTGGTTCGGCTAGTTGCCATGTACCACTAGGAACTACTTTAAGGATTAAGTCATTTAAGAAAGGCATCAGATTTACCCCTAAGTTAACTAAGAAATGGTTAATATGATGGTTAGTTTAATAGTCTAGATAGGGATTAGATTGTTGCTGTAGCAAGAAAAAAAGGGTTTAAAAGAAAGGCAATCTAGTTGCTCTTGGGTGTGATTAGGCACGAATTGCGAAAAGTGTTTTTTGTGCAGATGCTTTATCACTTTTGATGATAAATGTATTTACTTGTTGGTTTTGGATAATAACAATATGGTATTGATCTTTATTTGAACCAATATTTTCATAGAAATAAATTTCTTTATTACCTTGTTGGTATTTGGTGACTAATGTGTTGTTATTTATATTTAGAGTATCAAAAAATTGTTTCTCTTCTTCTGCTAATAAATTTGTGTCCATTAGTTTATAAAGAACTTTAATAAAGTCTACAGTAGTTAAACCTCTACTTTCTAGCTCCTCTAATATATCTTTATAAGCCATGTTGTTTTTTGAAATATGTTGTGCTGTAAGGTGTTTTTTTGCATTTACATAGAGTAATAGACTAACGTATTGATCACTGGTAATTGTGACAGGTGTACTATTTATAGCAGTAATAATGTCATGAAAAATAATGTTATGGCCTTTTGATATAGGTTTGTAGTTAAAAACACCTTGTCTAACAATGGGTAAGTTATTAGTTTGGATATTTTGTTGTTGGTAAATTTGTTTAAGATTATTTAAAGATTGTTGAAGCGTTGTTAATGTATTCATATTTTCCCTTAAAGTTTTAGTGATTAAAAAGGCTAACAATTGTTAGCCTTAAAAATTAAAAGTAATTTTTATAAATAATGGATATTGGTTATTTCATAAATAGGTTGACTCTAAAACCACTTCCTACATATTTTCAAGACTCTTTGCCTTTTTGGTTAAAGTGTTCTTCTGAGTCTGTTTGAGGATTACCCATGCGATCAAAGCTATATGCTACAGGATAATCTCCCATTGCGAATACAGGATGTTCTACTGGTGGCATATGGCTAATGTATTGCCAACCCTATTCGCCTAGTGCATCTAATTCTTCTTGTAAGCGTGGACCAATATCAGTATGTACAGACGATACAAATTGTGTTACTGGGCCATAAATCTCCATATTTCTTCAAGTTTAAGAAGACTATCGAGTAATTCTGGTGTCATTTTAAAAGTAGTTAAGTTATTTTTCTTTTTACTAAAGCAAGAAAAATTAATTTTTAGCAAGTTCAATAGCTCGCTCAATAAGCTCTGTGCTGTAGTAATGATAATAGAGATTACCATTTTCTACTGCAGTAATGGCTCGCACTAATTCTATGAGTACTGAATTACTGAGGTTTATTGTTTGCTTTGGTAAGACACCTAGTGTTGTACAAACACGCATAATGTAGCCTTGAGTGTTATTTTCATTAGGTGGGGCGTAGCGATGGATGATTGATTCCACTGTATTTAATCCGTATTTATCTCGATAGGTGAACATAATCTTCACCATCGCACGCAGCCCATGAATTGAATCTTTAAACTGACAAAATGATTTGTCAGTACGTTTGTCTTGGGGAACTAATCCTTGCCAGTTACTACCCCAGCGAATATTGCCAGGGTTGTTATTTCTAATACCTCTAGGTAGGCTCATTGGTCATCCATCCTTTTATTAATCGTTTTTAAAATAAAATTTCTGAGCGCTGTTACACCAATAAAGCCAATGGCACCACCAATGGTGATAGCAGCACTATCAGGAAGACTAAATATTTCAATTAAACTAGTAATACATAGTGATAAGGCACCACAAATAAGTGCTTCCAGCATCACTCTGGTAGGTTTAGTATTTTTATCATCATAGAGAACACGTAGCATGGCGATTATGGAGGCCATAATCGCACCCTGCAATGTAGTGCTTTCAGTCATGGCTATGCACAGTATCTGTAAGAATGATGGGTCTTTGTTTGGCATGTTGTGTTTCCTGTTTAGTAGATTGGGTGTAATAGTTAACTTGTTTACAACGATTACACTTAATTTCTACTTCTGAATAATCACTAATTTTGGCTAATAATTTGTGACATTTTTTACAACGAAATTCCTTTAGCATCGTTTTTTCCCAAGACTTTTAGAAGTTGTTTGAGAAACTATTATGCTAGTAGAGAAGGGAGAATTCTTTTTGTTTGAGCATAAGAATTTGAGCATAAAAAAAGGCACATTGTTATGTGCCTTTAGTGAGTATATGTATTATATTTTTTTACTAGGTAAAGTAGCCCGTGGTGAGGAACGCGAGCCTGACCGGTGATTAGGTGGCCTATGCATATTGCTGTTATTGTTAGGTTTTGTTGGAGTAACGTTATTATTATTTTTACCAATAGGAGCAGAGGGTAATGTAACATTTTGGTTTTTATTAGGTGGACGTTGGTGGTCGTGGTGTGGTGGACGATGATAGTTATTACCATAATAATAGTTAGGGTAGTAATTATTACGATAATTATAACCATAACTATAACCAGCATTATAATTGTTATTTGTTTGGTTTGAGTTACTTGCAACAGTATAGCTAAAGTTATAGTTATGCACAGGGGTATTAGTTGTCTCTGTAGATTTTTGAGCAGCAGCAATTACTTTTTCCTGAGCAATTAGTTTTTCTTCTTCTGAAAGATTAGCGTGGCAACGAACAACTTTTTTATTGTTATTATTTAAGTATTCGGTACAAAAGCCAAAATTTGTATCTTTTGTTTGTACATGAATGATTTTTTCGTTATTGCTCCCACAACCATCTTCTGTATTTGTAAAACAAGGACTGCTATAGGCTATGCTGATTGGCATAGCAACAAGGGCAATGGTAAATGTTAATTTCTGTAATTGATTCATTTTATTTACCCCCAAAAAATGGGTTATATATGTCATTTTAATTTTAAAGTATTTTTTTAGGATAATAAATACTTTAGCTAGGAAAGCAAACATATGTTTGATCTGGTCTTTTTTTTCATATACTTTATTTAGGTTTCCTCTAATTTAAACCATAAAATGGTACATTTGTTGTATAGCGATGTTTAAGGTTTTTAAGGACTAAGACCTCCACTATTTATTAGATTTTTTTCCTATCTTTGCACTAGGTAAAGTTACATTTTGATTTTTAGGGCGATAGTCTTGGTAATAATTATCATCCTGAAAACGATCAGGATAATAGTATATATAGGTATCGCCTCCAGAATAATTATAATTATTTCCAGAA
This portion of the Entomomonas sp. E2T0 genome encodes:
- a CDS encoding DMT family transporter — protein: MPLSIFFVLLFAAALHATWNTIVKQADDKLFTALMVACVAGGISGCVLPFVPLPAKESWPFLGSSVLLQVVYVVLVANAYRIADISQTYPIMRGSTPLLVATIGTLFLGEHLSLITWVGIGLIGSGIVGMSLGKSVNYRGLMIALLVALLLACTTLMDSRGIGYARTTLGYILWLFFLAAIPMFLWIVLFKRLQFLCYWYKHYKLVLVGGVGNVGSYGLALWAMNFAPVTIVAALRETSILFAIAIAALFLKEKISLLRWLMVFVIVIGVVTLRLAS
- the lysC gene encoding Rz1-like lysis system protein LysC (LysC is an Rz1-like component of a phage lytic system, substantially overlapping although not fully embedded in the gene for the Rz-like LysB component.); this encodes MKIKPFITGLISLFLIACTDKQIITESQIIRLTPPVITACERLSIKDCQPKTNGELYECALIISKNLALCADQTDALINWQNDNSTSQP
- a CDS encoding DUF1353 domain-containing protein — encoded protein: MPFLNDLILKVVPSGTWQLAEPLTYDHPKYGLINVPSGFTTDLASIPRIAWRIVNPSTSGTRRPAVIHDYIYNHLTNRFGRKQADKIFYDALRECGTNYLLANLMYYAVRIGGKGSWQD
- a CDS encoding structural protein, translating into MSLPRGIRNNNPGNIRWGSNWQGLVPQDKRTDKSFCQFKDSIHGLRAMVKIMFTYRDKYGLNTVESIIHRYAPPNENNTQGYIMRVCTTLGVLPKQTINLSNSVLIELVRAITAVENGNLYYHYYSTELIERAIELAKN
- a CDS encoding phage holin, lambda family, producing the protein MPNKDPSFLQILCIAMTESTTLQGAIMASIIAMLRVLYDDKNTKPTRVMLEALICGALSLCITSLIEIFSLPDSAAITIGGAIGFIGVTALRNFILKTINKRMDDQ
- a CDS encoding Com family DNA-binding transcriptional regulator; this encodes MLKEFRCKKCHKLLAKISDYSEVEIKCNRCKQVNYYTQSTKQETQHAKQRPIILTDTVHSHD